The sequence GGGCGACCTCTGGCACCTCCACGTCGTTGCCCTTGGCGCCCGAAACGCGCACGGGCGCGAACGCGAGCCGCAGCGAGCCCGACGGCGGCCCCTGCTGCTCGGGGGGCATGGACGCCTCCAGGCTCCACGGGGCGCGGGCGCGCATGGGGCCCGCGCGCAGGTCCAGCTCCGCGCCGGAGGCCTTGAGCTGGCTGCCGGGCTCCAGCGTGTTGCGCTGCATGCGCACGTCCAGGTCCACGCGGCCGGCGCCGCCGCGCAGGGACACGGGAGCGCTCGCGCCCAATAGGTCGTTGATCCAGTCCAGCGGCAGCACGTCGACGTGCGTCTTCACCTGGCCGCTGAGCGCCTGGGAGAGGTCGTAGCCCTTCTCCTTCTGGAAGGGCGCGTCGAGCCGGGCGCGCGAGTCGAACGCCGTGAGCCTCGCGACGCGCTTGCCGTCCACCTCGATGAAGCCTTCGCCGACGCGCACCGATGGCAGGTCCACCTGGAGCCGTTCACGGGACTGGAGGTTCAGCGTGCCGGTGACGTCCAGCGCGCCCGCGAAGCGCACGCGGCTGAAGTCCAGCTCGCGCACGTCGTGCAGCGTGACGTCCTTCAGGTGGATGACCCAGGGCTTGCTGTTCGGGTCGGACGGCTCCGCGGGCGCGCTGGAGGGCTCCAGGTGGAAGCTGGCGCCGTGTCCGTCGATGCCGTCCACGGCCACGCGCTTTCGCAAGAGGCCCGTGAGCGACATGCCCGCGGTCAGCTCCTCCACCTCCACCTTCCACCAGACGTTCGCGTCCTGCTGGGTGAGCGTGAAGCCCTTGAGGTGCAGCCGGCCCACGGGCCACAGCCACCACGCGCGCTGCCACGTCAGTTGGGTGCGGTCCGTCGCGCGGCCCATGATGGCCTGGGTGACGCCGGTGTTGAGCGCGATGTTGAGGGCGACCTCCAGCACCACGACCGCCACCAGGGCCCAGAGCCCGGCGCGGCGCCAGCGCCTGCCTCGAGGGGCTGCGTCAGGGGAGGGTGTGTCGGTCATGTCGCGAGGTTCCGGGAAGAGCCCCCTGGATGCCTCAAGCGTCCGACACGCACAAGGCGTGTTTCCTCGCGAAGCTGGATGGGAGACACCGTCCCGTGGCCCCGGCGCGAAGGCGTGAGGCAGGCCTTCGCGCCGGCCCTGCCTCAGTGCACTGGCGCGGCGGTGCCGCTCTCCATCTTCGCCATCACCTGGTCGATGGAGAAGCTGGCCGGGTGCTGGCGTGACGGGAACTCCTTGAAGGAGGCCAGGAACCGGCCCACCACCGCCTGGGCGGGCACCAGCACGAAGACGCGGTCGATCATCCAGGAGAAGTAGCCGACGGAGTCCTCGGAGCGCTCCAGCGGATCCGCGCGCAGGTCGAAGATGAGCGGGACGCGGCGGGTGGTGAAGGGCTGCGACCACACCTCGATGCCCTTCGCCTTCTGCTCCTCGAAGACGAGCTTGAAGCGCTTGTAGCGCACGGCGACCAGCTCGCCGTCGTCACCGAAGTAGTAGAACTCCTCCCGCCTGGACTCCTGCGACTGGCCGGACAGCAGCGGCGTCTGGTCGTAGCCGTCCAGGTGGACCTTGAAGTGCTTGGGGCCCGCGTCATGGCCGTCCAGCAGCTTCCGCACCACGTCCGGCTCGCCCGCGGCGGACAGCAGCGTGGGAAGCCAGTCCTCGGAGGAGAACAGCTCGTTGATCTGCGTGCCGGGCTTCACGGTGCCGGGCCAGCGCACGAGGCACGGCGCGCGGAAGGCGCCCTCCCAGTTGGTGTCCTTCTCCCCGCGGAAGGGCGTCATGCCGCCGTCCGGCCACATGCTCGTCATCGCGCCGTTGTCGGTGGTGTAGATGACGAGGGTGTCGTCCGCGATGCCCAGCTGGTCCAGCTTGTCGAGCAGCCGCCCCACGTGCCCGTCGTGCTCCACCATGCCGTCCGGGTACAGCCCGAAGCCCGTCCTGCCCTTCGACTCCGGCTTGAGGTGGGTGTGGATGTGCATGCGGGTCGTGTTGAACCAGATGAAGAAGGGCTTCTGGTCCTGCTGCGCGCGTTCGATGAAGTCCAGGGTCGCGACTAGGAACTCCTCGTCCACCGTCTCCATGCGCTTCTTCGTCAGCGGACCGGTGTCCTCCACCTTCTGTCCGCCCTTGCCGTCCGCCTTGCTCCTGAGCACGCCGCGCGGGCCGAACCTCGCCTTGAACGCGGGGTCCTTGGTGAAGGCGGCGCGGCCCGCGGTGCAGCTCTGCTGGGCGTAGTAGTCGGTGAAGAGGGCTCCCTCCTTCGCCAGCCGGTCGATGTTCGGCGTGCGGTAGCCCATGACGCCCAGGTTGTAGGCTCACGTTCCAGTAGCCGATGTCGTCTCCGAAGATGACGAGGATGTTGGGACGCTTCTATTGCTTCGCGGGTTGGGTCGCCATGCCGGCACGCTCCGGTGGGGTGTGTGTTGTGGCAAAGGGGTGGAGACGCGAAAGGGATTGGACAATTCGTGGGGGAGCGGCATGGCGGGCGGCGGGCGTGCCTGGAAGTCATTGCCCCCAGGGCCATGGCTTCCCATCCTCTCGGAGAACCCCCTTGGGGAAGGACCGGTGTGCCGATGGGAATCGCGGGCCGCACGGGACCCATGGAAGCGCTCCGCAACCTGGCCCTGTCGCTGCAACAACTGGCGGCGAGCGGGATTGCGACGGGCGTGGTGCGTGGCACGGCCGATGGGATCCGCAAGGAGGTGCCGGAGCTCGACGGGCAGTTGCACACGCTGCTCCAGGACGTGCTCACGGTGCTGGGCCGCCTGGCGCACGAGGCCGCCTTGCACGAGCACGGCGAGCCGGTGGAGGCCACCCAGGCGCTCGCGGAGGCCGCCACGGAGGGGGCGCTGAAGGCGTTGGAGCGGGAGTGGAACGACGGCGGCCTACCCCTGCACGGCTTGATGGTGCGCCTGAACCATCTCTTCGACGAGGTGGTGTCGTTCGCCCACTCCCGCACGGATGAAATCCGGACCCCGGGCGAGCGGGCCCAGGCGATGTCCCGGGGCGTGGTGAAGGCGGCCACGGAGCAGCTGCACGAGTCCCTGCCCGTCATCCTGAAGGACGCAGGCTGCCTGGCGCCGCTGGGCGAGGAGGTGGCCTCGAAGGTGGGGCGCGGATTGGTGGAGGGCGTCGAAGGCAAGCTGCGCGACGACGCGGACCCGTTGCTGGACCTGGTGGAGCGGGCAGGGCGAGGCCTGGTGCGAGGCATTGCCTCAGGGGTCCGCGAGGAGCTGGCGGCCAGCCCGATGGCGTCAGGGGAAGCGCTGGGCGCGGCCTTGGAAGCGCTGGCGGAGCGCACCGCCGCCGCCATCCTCCGGGGCGCGGGAGGCGCATTGTCGGAAGAGGAGCGCCGCTGGAGGGAAGCCCCCCGCAACCAGGAGCTGTTGCGGCGCACGAGCCGGGAGGTGACGGCGGGCGCGCTGGAAGCCTTGGGAGCCCGCCTGCGCCGCCCCCTGCTGGCGCTCGCGGGAGCAGGCAGCGCGCTCGTGGCGATGACGGTGCTGTCCGCCCGCTGGCGCCACGCCTGACCGCGGTCATTCCGCTCCCTCCTGGTTCGAGCTATGGAACTGGGAGAGGGCTCCAGATGCTTCCACGCGGGTGGTGGGTCTTACTGCTGGTCGTGCTGTCCGGCTGTGGAAGCGTCCGCCCGGTCGTGACGTTGGATACGGGCACGGACCGGAGCGCCATCTTCGTTCCGCGCCAGGATGCCCGTGTTGTGGAAACGGGTGATGCCGAGGCCATGCTCAAGCAGCGTGCGCTGCACGCCCGGCCGTCCTCTCGTCCGCAGCAGGCTGCTCGTGAGCTCTTCCAGATGGCGGCTCGCAGTGGCTCCTATCGCTACGAGCCACGCGAGCGGCGCATCACTCCATTGGGAGCCGGCGAGTCACTGGAGGTCATCGACCCTGGCGGCGAGGGAGGCCTCACTCGGGAGTATCTGCGCTGGTGCGAGCGCACGCAGCGGCCCGGAGATTGTCTGCGACTGCTGTCGGAGACGCCCATCCTGGACGGAGATGGCCGCTACGTGCTCGCCATGGCGTTGGCCCGGGGCGTCGTCCTCACGGAGATGATGGACGCCTTCAAGGACATGGCCGACCCCGAGGCCATGATGGCCGCCGTGCTCTGGACCTGGACCACGTACATGGTCCTGCTCGCGGTGCCTGAGCCCATCTCCAAGGGGATCGCGGCGGTGATGACCGCCACGCTCATCTCCTATGTGGGCATCGACACGTTCTGGGGCCTCATCATCGGCTTCAGACAGTTGGTGGAGGCCGCGGACCGGGCCCTTACTTTCGATGACCTGCGTCAGGCGGGCGAACGGTACGGCAAGGTGATGGGCCGCGACGCGGCACGTGCCTTCGTGATGCTGGCCACGGTGGCGATGGGGAACACGGCTGCCGGGCTGGCGCGAACCGTTCCCGCGCTGCCGGGAGCCGCACAGGCCTCC is a genomic window of Corallococcus macrosporus containing:
- a CDS encoding sulfatase-like hydrolase/transferase, with the translated sequence MGYRTPNIDRLAKEGALFTDYYAQQSCTAGRAAFTKDPAFKARFGPRGVLRSKADGKGGQKVEDTGPLTKKRMETVDEEFLVATLDFIERAQQDQKPFFIWFNTTRMHIHTHLKPESKGRTGFGLYPDGMVEHDGHVGRLLDKLDQLGIADDTLVIYTTDNGAMTSMWPDGGMTPFRGEKDTNWEGAFRAPCLVRWPGTVKPGTQINELFSSEDWLPTLLSAAGEPDVVRKLLDGHDAGPKHFKVHLDGYDQTPLLSGQSQESRREEFYYFGDDGELVAVRYKRFKLVFEEQKAKGIEVWSQPFTTRRVPLIFDLRADPLERSEDSVGYFSWMIDRVFVLVPAQAVVGRFLASFKEFPSRQHPASFSIDQVMAKMESGTAAPVH
- the sitA5 gene encoding SitA5 family polymorphic toxin, with translation MLPRGWWVLLLVVLSGCGSVRPVVTLDTGTDRSAIFVPRQDARVVETGDAEAMLKQRALHARPSSRPQQAARELFQMAARSGSYRYEPRERRITPLGAGESLEVIDPGGEGGLTREYLRWCERTQRPGDCLRLLSETPILDGDGRYVLAMALARGVVLTEMMDAFKDMADPEAMMAAVLWTWTTYMVLLAVPEPISKGIAAVMTATLISYVGIDTFWGLIIGFRQLVEAADRALTFDDLRQAGERYGKVMGRDAARAFVMLATVAMGNTAAGLARTVPALPGAAQASVQAGTQLGIRLSAVGEVRSVAVGAGTVTLALAPGAVAMAAQGEGSAPPTRGVRSWGAFSGFKQAMGPAGAGKQWHHVVEQTPGNVERFGPHALHNTDNVIRLETSLHKKVSALFSMIRPELTSSTLTVRQWLSTQPFATQYEFGLRAIKNVQMGYW